The Gemmatimonadales bacterium genome has a segment encoding these proteins:
- a CDS encoding UbiA family prenyltransferase: protein MSAVQSVGHRSGVSPYLLHLRPAEWPIMAAHCAVGWLLAVGFHWPDSAAILGIGSWVVLLNGGTLALNSAFDKDVGDIAFLRNPPRPPKYLAQYAALLMAAGLALTWRLPIRYRELYFACAVLSVAYSVPPFRLKSVAGADWVINMFGFGTLTAYAGWAITGRILHGPLGPVLFAFTPLFAALYPLTQLYQMDEDRARGDRTFAIRLGLRRSLTVAIFCVGVAFGMFVMAAWESGWTARDMLKWAALGVAALAWVAVLGPWRAHARVWSSREHQRAMYHALIAWALTDIAILIGWAA from the coding sequence ATGAGCGCCGTTCAGAGCGTGGGCCACCGGTCGGGCGTGAGCCCGTATCTCCTCCATCTGCGCCCGGCCGAGTGGCCGATCATGGCCGCGCATTGTGCCGTGGGATGGTTGCTGGCGGTCGGATTCCACTGGCCCGATTCCGCCGCGATTCTCGGCATCGGCAGCTGGGTGGTTCTCCTCAACGGCGGGACGCTGGCGCTCAACTCCGCGTTCGACAAGGACGTCGGCGATATCGCCTTCCTGCGCAACCCGCCGCGCCCGCCGAAGTATCTGGCGCAATACGCCGCGCTTCTGATGGCGGCTGGCCTGGCACTGACGTGGCGTCTGCCGATCCGCTACCGTGAGTTGTACTTCGCGTGCGCGGTGCTGTCGGTGGCGTATTCCGTCCCGCCGTTCCGGCTGAAGTCTGTCGCTGGCGCCGATTGGGTCATCAACATGTTCGGATTCGGCACCCTCACGGCGTACGCGGGGTGGGCGATCACCGGCCGGATCCTGCACGGCCCGCTCGGACCGGTCCTCTTCGCGTTCACCCCGCTCTTCGCGGCGCTCTACCCGCTCACGCAGTTGTATCAGATGGACGAAGACCGCGCGCGTGGCGATCGGACCTTCGCCATCCGGCTCGGCCTTCGGCGGTCGCTGACGGTGGCGATCTTCTGCGTCGGCGTGGCGTTCGGCATGTTTGTCATGGCGGCGTGGGAGAGCGGCTGGACCGCGCGGGACATGCTCAAGTGGGCGGCGCTCGGTGTCGCGGCGCTGGCATGGGTCGCCGTCCTCGGACCGTGGCGCGCACATGCCAGAGTCTGGTCGTCACGCGAGCACCAGCGAGCGATGTACCACGCGCTGATCGCCTGGGCGCTGACCGACATCGCGATCCTGATCGGCTGGGCGGCATAA
- a CDS encoding C40 family peptidase: MAAPLAAQDGVFLTAGRVLAGTPSEASWRLTLERDITGPLGVDGSLLELPGARPATGDLYGAGADLTLFSAAHGVPTLLVGVAGGIGIGGQSKLWAAGSFGVRMPIIVAGPFRVMAEGRWRSLTVTGRNGIEIGAVIGYRSRRHEVPPPKPEAAGLWVPPPIADILRSRGIPDAKARLLSNVVGTAIEEMGQPYVWGGTGNGSGGFDCSGLIQYAYTRYGIRIPRTAAGQATAGVAIERSVESLLPGDILVFSERGDVPTHVGLYVGEGRFIHSASRGVSLSQLSDADTEGRGWLRRWIGVRRIVE; encoded by the coding sequence ATGGCGGCGCCGCTTGCCGCGCAGGATGGCGTCTTTCTCACCGCCGGACGCGTCCTCGCCGGAACTCCATCGGAGGCAAGCTGGCGGCTCACCCTCGAGCGCGACATCACCGGCCCCCTCGGCGTCGATGGATCGTTGCTCGAACTTCCCGGTGCCAGGCCGGCGACCGGCGATCTTTATGGCGCCGGCGCCGACCTCACGCTCTTCAGCGCCGCGCACGGCGTCCCGACGCTGCTGGTCGGAGTCGCCGGCGGAATCGGCATTGGTGGCCAGTCCAAACTCTGGGCCGCGGGATCATTTGGCGTCCGGATGCCGATCATCGTCGCCGGACCGTTCCGGGTGATGGCCGAAGGACGGTGGCGGTCGCTCACGGTCACCGGCAGGAACGGCATCGAGATCGGCGCCGTCATCGGGTATCGGTCTCGCCGGCACGAAGTACCGCCGCCGAAGCCGGAGGCCGCAGGGCTGTGGGTCCCGCCGCCGATCGCCGACATCCTGCGATCGCGAGGGATCCCCGACGCGAAAGCGCGGTTGCTCAGCAACGTCGTGGGTACGGCGATCGAGGAGATGGGCCAGCCGTACGTCTGGGGAGGGACCGGCAACGGCAGCGGCGGCTTCGACTGTTCCGGGCTGATCCAGTACGCCTACACCCGGTACGGAATCCGGATTCCGCGGACCGCCGCTGGTCAGGCCACGGCGGGCGTCGCGATCGAGCGGAGCGTCGAGTCACTGCTCCCCGGGGATATCCTCGTCTTTTCGGAGCGCGGTGACGTCCCGACGCACGTCGGACTGTACGTCGGCGAGGGGCGATTCATCCACAGCGCCTCGCGCGGTGTCTCCCTTTCGCAGCTCTCGGACGCCGACACCGAAGGACGGGGTTGGCTCCGCCGGTGGATCGGCGTCCGCAGGATCGTGGAGTAG